The following coding sequences are from one Sphingobium sp. Cam5-1 window:
- the groES gene encoding co-chaperone GroES, with translation MAFRPLHDRVLVRRVEAEEKTAGGIIIPDTAKEKPQEGEVVSVGTGSKAEDGKVTPLDVKAGDRILFGKWSGTEVKVDGEDLLIMKESDILGVVA, from the coding sequence ATGGCATTTCGTCCGTTGCATGACCGCGTTCTCGTTCGCCGCGTAGAAGCGGAAGAGAAGACTGCCGGTGGCATCATCATCCCCGACACCGCCAAGGAAAAGCCGCAGGAAGGCGAAGTCGTTTCCGTCGGCACCGGCTCCAAGGCCGAAGATGGCAAGGTGACCCCGCTGGACGTCAAGGCTGGCGACCGCATCCTGTTCGGCAAGTGGTCGGGCACCGAGGTCAAGGTCGACGGTGAAGACCTGCTGATCATGAAGGAATCGGACATTCTGGGCGTCGTCGCCTAA
- the yghU gene encoding glutathione-dependent disulfide-bond oxidoreductase — MIESYTPPRVWTWDKDNGGAFANINRPIAGATHDKELPLGKHPLQLYSLGTPNGQKVTIMLEELLAAGHPGAEYDAWLINIGEGDQFGSGFVSVNPNSKIPVLMDHSVSPPQRVFESGAILVYLAEKFGAFLPSDPAKRTATLSWLFWQMGSAPLLGGGFGHFFAYAPEKIEYAINRYAMEVKRQFDVLDRQLGEHEYVAGDEFTIADIAIWPWYGGVALDRTYVGAGEFLDVQSYANVQRWAKQIDARPAVKRGRIVNRANGPLEEQLRERHDASDFDTKTQDKVEALGG, encoded by the coding sequence ATGATTGAAAGCTATACTCCGCCTCGCGTCTGGACATGGGACAAGGACAATGGCGGTGCCTTTGCCAATATAAACCGGCCGATCGCGGGCGCGACCCATGACAAGGAACTGCCGCTCGGAAAGCACCCGCTGCAACTCTACTCGCTGGGCACGCCCAATGGGCAAAAGGTCACGATCATGCTGGAGGAGTTGCTGGCGGCGGGCCATCCGGGCGCCGAATATGACGCCTGGCTCATCAACATTGGCGAGGGCGATCAGTTCGGCAGCGGCTTTGTCTCGGTCAATCCGAACAGCAAAATCCCTGTCCTCATGGACCACAGCGTTTCACCGCCGCAGCGAGTTTTCGAGTCCGGCGCCATCCTGGTTTATCTGGCCGAGAAGTTCGGGGCGTTCCTGCCCTCGGACCCGGCGAAGCGTACCGCGACCCTGTCCTGGCTATTCTGGCAGATGGGCAGCGCACCCCTGTTAGGCGGCGGCTTTGGCCATTTCTTCGCCTATGCACCTGAAAAGATCGAATATGCCATCAACCGCTATGCGATGGAGGTAAAGCGGCAGTTTGACGTGCTGGACCGGCAGCTTGGCGAGCATGAGTATGTGGCGGGCGATGAATTCACGATCGCGGATATCGCGATCTGGCCCTGGTATGGCGGAGTGGCACTTGATCGGACCTATGTAGGCGCGGGCGAATTTCTGGACGTGCAGAGCTACGCCAATGTGCAGCGCTGGGCGAAGCAGATCGATGCGCGCCCTGCCGTGAAGCGCGGCCGGATCGTGAACCGCGCCAACGGCCCGCTCGAAGAACAACTGCGCGAACGCCATGACGCCAGCGATTTCGATACGAAGACGCAGGATAAGGTGGAGGCATTAGGCGGCTAA
- the ligA gene encoding NAD-dependent DNA ligase LigA, producing the protein MSDSIDPTQMTEADAANRLMRLAREIARHNRLYHDQDQPEITDAAYDALIRENNALEAAFPQLVRADSPNAQVGAAPTSGLKKVRHAVRMMSLDNGFSDEDIAEFIARVRRFLALPDGAPVALTAEPKIDGLSCSLRYEKGELRLAATRGDGATGEDVTANVRTISDIPDRLTGADVPELFEIRGEVYMAKADFVGLNQRLLSEADDPEKARQFANPRNAAAGSLRQKDAAVTASRPLRFLAHGWGEASSLPAETQLGVMQAIGRWGLPVSDMLTCVDSLDGLIAHYRGIEAARADLPFDIDGVVYKVDRLDWQQRLGFVAKAPRWAIAHKFPAERAQTTLEAIDIQVGRTGKLTPVGRLTPVTVGGVVVSNVTLHNADEIERLGVRPGDRIVVQRAGDVIPQVVDNLTRDEARPAFLFPDHCPECGSEAVREEGEVDIRCTGGLICGAQRFERLRHFVSRGALDIEGLGEKTIQEFLDLGWITEPADIFRLKQHRAALLGREGWKEKSVDNLFAAIEAKRAPDAARLLFGLGIRHIGAVTARDLLKRYTSLPGIRALAEDIIALRDATICADGEEEARFRNRLDKAIAEMIGVENVGSAVGHALADFFHEPHNREVWDDLLSEVSPPDYVVETTASAVTGKIVVFTGKLETMSRDEAKAQAERLGAKAAGSVSAKTDLVVAGPGAGSKLKQAASLGIDVIDEAAWAEIVKAAG; encoded by the coding sequence ATGAGTGACTCGATCGACCCGACCCAGATGACTGAAGCCGACGCCGCCAATCGCCTGATGCGGCTGGCCAGGGAAATTGCCCGGCACAATCGGCTCTACCATGATCAGGATCAGCCCGAGATCACGGACGCCGCCTACGACGCGCTGATCCGCGAGAACAATGCGTTGGAGGCCGCCTTTCCTCAGCTCGTCCGTGCGGATTCGCCCAATGCTCAGGTCGGTGCGGCGCCCACGTCGGGCTTGAAGAAGGTTCGGCATGCCGTGCGCATGATGAGCCTCGACAACGGCTTTTCGGACGAGGACATCGCCGAGTTCATCGCCCGCGTCCGCCGTTTCCTCGCGTTGCCCGACGGCGCGCCCGTCGCTCTGACTGCCGAGCCGAAGATCGACGGCCTGTCCTGTTCGCTCCGTTATGAAAAGGGTGAGTTGCGCCTCGCCGCGACGCGTGGCGACGGCGCGACGGGCGAAGATGTGACCGCCAATGTGCGCACCATCAGCGACATTCCCGATCGGCTGACCGGCGCCGACGTGCCCGAGCTGTTCGAAATTCGCGGCGAAGTCTACATGGCGAAGGCCGACTTTGTGGGCCTGAATCAGCGGCTTCTCTCCGAAGCTGACGATCCGGAAAAGGCGCGGCAATTCGCCAACCCCCGCAACGCTGCGGCAGGATCGCTGCGGCAAAAGGACGCCGCCGTCACCGCTAGCCGCCCGCTGCGCTTCCTCGCCCATGGCTGGGGCGAGGCGAGCAGCCTTCCGGCGGAGACTCAGCTTGGCGTCATGCAGGCGATCGGCCGCTGGGGCCTGCCGGTGTCGGACATGCTGACCTGCGTGGACTCGCTCGACGGGTTGATCGCGCATTATCGCGGGATAGAGGCGGCGCGCGCCGATCTTCCGTTCGACATTGACGGGGTAGTCTACAAGGTCGACCGGCTCGACTGGCAACAGCGGCTGGGCTTTGTTGCCAAGGCGCCGCGCTGGGCGATCGCGCATAAATTCCCGGCGGAACGGGCGCAGACCACGCTGGAGGCGATCGACATTCAGGTTGGTCGCACGGGCAAGCTGACCCCGGTTGGGCGGCTCACGCCTGTTACGGTGGGCGGCGTCGTAGTGTCCAACGTGACGCTGCACAATGCCGACGAGATCGAGCGGCTCGGCGTCCGGCCGGGCGACCGAATCGTGGTGCAACGCGCGGGCGATGTCATTCCGCAGGTGGTAGACAATCTGACCCGCGACGAAGCGCGCCCCGCTTTCCTCTTCCCCGATCATTGCCCGGAATGCGGGTCGGAGGCCGTGCGCGAAGAGGGTGAAGTCGATATCCGCTGTACCGGCGGCTTGATCTGCGGCGCGCAACGGTTCGAGCGGCTGCGCCATTTCGTCAGCCGAGGTGCGCTCGACATTGAAGGGCTGGGCGAGAAGACAATTCAGGAATTTCTAGACCTTGGCTGGATCACCGAACCGGCCGACATCTTCCGCCTCAAGCAACATCGCGCCGCGCTGCTCGGGCGAGAGGGATGGAAGGAAAAGTCCGTCGATAACCTGTTCGCTGCGATTGAGGCGAAGCGTGCCCCGGACGCCGCGCGCCTGCTCTTCGGCCTTGGCATTCGGCACATCGGTGCGGTCACCGCTCGCGATCTGTTGAAACGCTACACGAGCCTGCCCGGTATCAGGGCGCTGGCCGAGGACATCATCGCCTTACGCGATGCCACCATCTGCGCTGACGGTGAGGAGGAAGCACGCTTCCGTAATCGGCTGGACAAGGCGATTGCGGAGATGATCGGCGTTGAAAATGTGGGTTCGGCGGTTGGCCATGCCCTCGCCGACTTCTTCCACGAACCGCATAATCGGGAGGTGTGGGACGACCTGCTGTCCGAAGTGTCGCCGCCCGACTATGTGGTTGAAACCACCGCCAGCGCGGTGACGGGCAAGATCGTGGTCTTCACCGGCAAGCTCGAAACCATGAGCCGGGATGAGGCCAAGGCGCAGGCCGAGCGCCTGGGCGCGAAGGCCGCAGGGTCGGTCAGTGCCAAGACGGACCTGGTGGTCGCTGGCCCCGGCGCGGGATCGAAGCTGAAACAGGCGGCTTCGCTTGGGATCGACGTGATCGATGAAGCGGCTTGGGCGGAGATTGTGAAGGCGGCGGGGTAG
- the recN gene encoding DNA repair protein RecN yields the protein MLTNLSIRNVVLIEALDLEFGTGLGVLTGETGAGKSILLDSLGLALGARADSGLVRSGEAQASVTATFDIPRADHRAAELLGNNGIELDAGEPLIIRRTLKADGGSRAFVNDQACSAALLRDLGGTLVEIHGQHDDRGLLNPRGHRQLLDVYGRCDNASVEYAYSAWRAAADRLAESRAAVEVAARDRDYLTHAVEELSRFGPEPGEEAALAEERATMQKGARLSDDLSAVTDCLTGSDGGLAQLRQAARRLDRMVGEYEPLAEVLAALDRAVIEAGEAEDRLAKAADALSFDPARLDAIETRLFDLRGLARKHQVAADDLAALRDEMSAKLAAIEGGEEHIAALEAAVAASAAAYREAAQALSAQRRDAAARLDAAVAAELAPLKLDAARFRTTVAALDEGQWSAQGMDRVEFEISTNPGAPFAPLVKIASGGELSRFILALKVALAERGGADTLIFDEIDRGVGGAVASAIGDRLARLAQSNQILVVTHSPQVAARGAGHMLIAKASDGTVTRTGVHALSDGERREEIARMLSGAEITAEARAQAERLLEV from the coding sequence CTGCTGACCAATCTTTCCATCCGCAACGTCGTCCTGATCGAGGCACTGGACCTTGAGTTCGGCACGGGCCTTGGCGTGCTGACGGGGGAGACCGGCGCGGGCAAGTCTATCCTTCTCGATTCGCTTGGGCTGGCGCTGGGGGCGAGGGCTGACAGCGGCCTCGTCCGCAGTGGCGAAGCGCAGGCCAGCGTCACCGCGACCTTCGACATTCCCCGCGCCGATCATAGGGCTGCCGAACTGCTCGGCAACAACGGTATCGAACTGGATGCGGGCGAACCGCTCATCATCCGCCGCACGCTGAAAGCTGACGGGGGAAGCCGGGCATTCGTCAATGATCAGGCCTGTTCCGCCGCCTTGCTCCGCGATCTGGGCGGGACGCTGGTCGAGATACATGGGCAGCATGACGATCGCGGGCTGCTCAATCCGCGTGGGCATCGCCAGTTGCTGGACGTCTATGGCCGCTGTGATAACGCATCGGTTGAATATGCCTATTCCGCCTGGCGTGCGGCGGCCGATCGGCTGGCGGAAAGCCGGGCAGCAGTTGAGGTGGCGGCGCGCGACCGCGACTATCTGACCCATGCGGTTGAAGAATTGTCGCGATTTGGCCCGGAGCCCGGCGAGGAAGCGGCGCTGGCCGAAGAGCGTGCGACCATGCAAAAGGGCGCGCGGCTGTCCGATGACCTGTCGGCGGTGACGGATTGCCTCACCGGCTCTGACGGCGGGTTGGCGCAGTTGCGGCAAGCGGCACGGCGGCTCGACCGCATGGTGGGTGAATATGAGCCACTTGCCGAAGTGCTCGCCGCCCTCGACCGGGCGGTGATTGAGGCGGGCGAGGCGGAGGATCGGCTGGCCAAGGCAGCGGATGCGCTCAGCTTTGATCCGGCGCGGTTGGACGCGATCGAAACGCGGCTGTTCGACCTGCGCGGATTGGCGCGTAAGCATCAGGTCGCCGCCGATGATCTCGCCGCGCTGCGCGATGAGATGTCGGCAAAGCTGGCCGCCATCGAGGGCGGAGAAGAGCATATCGCTGCGCTGGAGGCCGCTGTCGCTGCCAGTGCTGCCGCCTATCGCGAGGCGGCGCAGGCGTTGTCCGCCCAGCGCAGGGATGCTGCCGCGCGGCTGGACGCTGCCGTGGCGGCGGAACTCGCGCCATTGAAGCTTGACGCCGCGCGCTTCCGCACCACCGTCGCCGCGCTCGATGAAGGGCAATGGAGCGCGCAGGGCATGGACCGGGTGGAGTTCGAGATTTCCACCAATCCCGGCGCGCCCTTTGCGCCATTGGTAAAGATCGCATCGGGCGGCGAATTGTCACGCTTCATTCTTGCGCTCAAGGTCGCGCTGGCGGAGCGGGGCGGGGCGGACACGCTGATCTTCGACGAGATCGACCGGGGCGTCGGCGGCGCGGTGGCGTCGGCCATCGGCGACCGTCTGGCGCGGCTGGCTCAGAGCAACCAGATACTTGTCGTCACGCACAGCCCGCAGGTGGCCGCGCGCGGCGCTGGCCATATGTTGATCGCGAAGGCCAGCGATGGCACCGTTACCCGCACCGGCGTCCATGCGCTGAGCGACGGTGAGCGGCGCGAAGAGATTGCCCGCATGCTCTCTGGCGCGGAGATCACCGCCGAGGCAAGGGCGCAGGCGGAGCGGCTGCTGGAAGTCTGA
- a CDS encoding outer membrane protein assembly factor BamD produces MLTKTMTRIGAATAPVLLAALLAGCATSKNKADTQYVARDVSTLYNAGKYRLDRGQYKMAAALFDEVERQHPYSPWARRAQLMSAFSYYMNKDYSESIAASQRFLAIHTGNKDAPYAYYLIALCYYEQIADVTRDQKITQQSLDSLGELIRRYPDTRYAADARLKLDLVNDHLAGKEMEVGRFYQRRGQWLAATLRFRVVIDKYQTTTHTPEALERLVESYLSLGIPEEAQKAAAVLGKNYPGSKWYERSYKLMREHGAKA; encoded by the coding sequence ATGCTGACGAAAACCATGACGCGCATTGGCGCTGCTACCGCCCCGGTTCTGCTTGCCGCCTTGCTCGCCGGCTGCGCCACGTCGAAGAACAAGGCCGACACCCAATATGTCGCCCGCGACGTGTCCACGCTTTACAATGCGGGCAAATACCGGCTCGATCGCGGGCAGTATAAGATGGCCGCCGCCCTGTTTGACGAGGTGGAACGCCAGCATCCCTATTCCCCCTGGGCGCGCCGTGCGCAGCTCATGTCCGCGTTCAGCTATTATATGAACAAAGATTATAGTGAATCGATTGCGGCGTCGCAGCGCTTTCTGGCGATTCATACGGGCAACAAGGACGCGCCCTATGCTTATTACCTGATCGCGCTCTGCTATTATGAGCAGATCGCCGACGTTACCCGCGACCAGAAGATCACGCAGCAGTCGCTGGATTCGCTGGGCGAACTGATCCGCCGTTATCCCGATACCCGTTATGCCGCCGATGCGCGGTTGAAGCTGGACCTTGTCAACGATCACCTCGCGGGCAAGGAGATGGAGGTCGGCCGTTTCTACCAGCGTCGCGGGCAGTGGCTGGCGGCGACGCTGCGTTTCCGTGTGGTCATCGACAAATATCAGACGACCACCCACACGCCCGAGGCGCTGGAGCGTCTGGTCGAAAGCTACCTCTCACTCGGCATCCCGGAAGAAGCGCAGAAGGCTGCGGCTGTTCTGGGCAAGAACTATCCCGGCTCCAAATGGTATGAGCGTAGCTATAAGCTCATGCGGGAACATGGCGCGAAGGCGTAA
- a CDS encoding sensor histidine kinase, translated as MQRSNERFVERLPLVLRRPVYAYIVSALFCGIALALRLTAQDFLPIGYPFVSFFPAVILSTFLFGLRPGIFAGIVCGILSWYFFIPAGAGGVLDGGVILALIFYAAVIAIDIALIHLMQRANFNLAVERERSRTLAENRELLFHELQHRVSNNLQVVAAMLSLQRRHIDDELASRALDDAASRLALIGRISRALYDPAEDGQDLHAFLTRLTADVLEASGRDDIRVTVSAPPGLTLESHVAVPLALIVAEAVSNAIEHGLPHRGGTIEVSLEDSSGTLSLKIADDGDGLSPDFEIEKGNSIGLRIASALASQLSGQFGLHARPEGGAIVRLDLPVQAR; from the coding sequence ATGCAGCGCTCCAATGAAAGGTTCGTCGAGCGTCTTCCTCTCGTGCTTCGACGGCCAGTATATGCTTACATCGTTTCGGCCCTTTTTTGCGGCATTGCCCTTGCCCTCAGGCTGACCGCGCAGGACTTCCTGCCGATCGGCTATCCTTTCGTATCCTTCTTTCCCGCTGTCATCCTTTCGACCTTTTTGTTCGGGCTGCGTCCCGGGATCTTTGCCGGGATAGTTTGCGGAATATTGTCTTGGTATTTCTTCATCCCGGCGGGTGCTGGTGGCGTCCTTGATGGTGGCGTTATCCTCGCCCTTATTTTCTATGCCGCCGTGATCGCCATCGACATCGCACTCATTCACCTGATGCAGCGGGCCAATTTCAACCTTGCCGTGGAACGGGAACGCAGCCGTACGCTGGCGGAAAACCGGGAACTTCTGTTCCACGAATTGCAGCATCGCGTTTCCAACAATTTGCAGGTCGTGGCCGCGATGCTGTCATTGCAGCGGCGCCATATCGACGATGAGCTGGCGAGCCGGGCGTTGGACGATGCCGCCAGCCGCCTCGCGCTGATTGGTCGGATCAGCCGGGCGTTGTATGATCCGGCAGAGGACGGGCAGGACCTGCACGCCTTTCTGACGCGGCTGACGGCGGACGTGCTGGAGGCGAGCGGGCGGGATGACATTCGCGTTACCGTCAGTGCTCCACCGGGCCTGACGCTGGAATCCCATGTCGCCGTGCCGCTGGCGCTGATCGTGGCGGAGGCGGTGAGCAATGCCATCGAACATGGCCTGCCCCATCGTGGCGGGACGATCGAGGTGTCGCTGGAGGATTCGAGCGGGACGCTGTCGCTGAAGATTGCTGACGATGGCGATGGCCTGTCTCCCGATTTCGAGATCGAGAAAGGCAATTCCATCGGCCTGCGCATTGCAAGCGCGCTGGCGAGCCAGCTCAGCGGCCAGTTCGGCCTGCACGCGCGGCCGGAAGGCGGCGCGATCGTCCGGTTGGACCTGCCCGTGCAGGCGCGTTGA
- the pnp gene encoding polyribonucleotide nucleotidyltransferase translates to MFDVKKVSIELGGKTLTLETGRIARQADAAVLATYGETVVLCAVTAAKSVKEGQDFFPLTVHYQEKYSAAGRIPGGFFKRERGATEKETLTSRLIDRPIRPLFPEGFYNEINVIAQVLSFDGESEPDIVAMIAASAALTLSGVPFMGPIGAARVGYKDGEYQLNPSMDQVKEGELDLVVAATSNAVMMVESEAKELSEDVMLGAVLFAHEASKKVVDAIIQLAEKAAKDPWEVAKGEDLDDLKKKLKKLIGKDITAAYKLTDKSARSNAINAARDKAKAFFAEEGLDAQTVMAGIKLTKKLESEIVRGAIIKDGKRIDGRTTTQIRPIEAMVGFLPRTHGSALFTRGETQAICTTTLGTKDAEQMIDGLTGVYYENFMLHYNFPPYSVGEVGRFGAPGRREVGHGKLAWRALHPVLPSKDEFPYTIRVLSDITESNGSSSMATVCGGSLSMMDAGVPLKRPVSGIAMGLILDGKDFAVLSDILGDEDHLGDMDFKVAGTEAGITTMQMDIKVAGITQEIFEVALRQAKEGRAHILGEMNKALSSTRTELSAHAPRIETIQIDKSKIRDVIGTGGKVIREIVAETGAKVDIDDEGIIKISSSDIDQIEAAKKWILGIVEEAEVGKIYTGKVVNIVDFGAFVNFMGGKDGLVHVSEMKNERVEKPTDVVSEGQEVKVKVLEIDPRGKVRLSMRVVDQETGEELEDTRPAREPREPRGDRGDRGDRGRGPRRDGGDRGGRGGDRGGDRGPRRDRGPRSEGGRGNGGGDDDGSNAGLPDFLTQD, encoded by the coding sequence ATGTTCGATGTAAAGAAGGTATCAATCGAGCTGGGCGGAAAGACCCTCACGCTCGAAACCGGCCGTATTGCGCGTCAAGCTGACGCCGCCGTGCTGGCGACCTATGGCGAAACCGTGGTGCTGTGCGCCGTGACGGCCGCCAAGTCGGTGAAGGAAGGACAGGACTTCTTCCCGCTGACCGTCCATTATCAGGAAAAATATTCCGCGGCCGGCCGTATCCCCGGCGGCTTCTTCAAGCGTGAGCGCGGCGCAACCGAAAAGGAAACGCTGACCAGCCGCCTGATCGACCGTCCTATCCGTCCGCTCTTCCCCGAAGGCTTCTACAACGAAATCAACGTCATCGCCCAGGTGCTGTCGTTCGATGGCGAGAGCGAACCCGATATCGTGGCGATGATCGCTGCTTCGGCTGCGCTGACCCTGTCGGGCGTGCCCTTCATGGGGCCGATCGGCGCTGCGCGCGTCGGTTACAAGGATGGCGAATATCAGCTGAACCCGTCGATGGATCAGGTGAAGGAAGGCGAACTTGACCTGGTCGTCGCCGCCACCAGCAATGCCGTGATGATGGTCGAATCCGAAGCCAAGGAGCTTTCGGAAGACGTCATGCTCGGCGCCGTCCTGTTCGCCCATGAAGCGAGCAAGAAGGTCGTCGACGCGATCATCCAGCTCGCTGAAAAGGCCGCGAAGGATCCGTGGGAAGTCGCCAAGGGCGAAGACCTGGATGACCTGAAGAAGAAGCTCAAGAAGCTGATCGGCAAGGACATTACGGCCGCCTACAAGCTGACCGACAAGTCGGCTCGTTCCAACGCGATCAACGCCGCTCGCGACAAGGCGAAGGCATTCTTTGCCGAGGAAGGCCTGGACGCCCAGACCGTCATGGCCGGCATCAAGCTGACCAAGAAGCTGGAATCGGAAATCGTGCGCGGCGCCATCATCAAGGATGGCAAGCGCATCGATGGCCGCACCACCACGCAGATCCGCCCGATCGAAGCGATGGTCGGCTTCCTGCCGCGCACCCATGGTTCGGCGCTGTTCACCCGCGGTGAAACGCAGGCGATCTGCACCACCACGCTCGGCACCAAGGATGCTGAGCAGATGATCGACGGCCTGACCGGCGTCTATTATGAAAACTTCATGCTGCACTATAACTTCCCGCCCTATTCGGTCGGTGAAGTCGGCCGCTTCGGCGCGCCGGGCCGTCGTGAAGTGGGTCATGGCAAGCTGGCATGGCGTGCGCTGCACCCCGTACTGCCCAGCAAGGACGAGTTCCCCTACACCATCCGCGTGCTGTCCGACATCACCGAGTCCAACGGCTCGTCGTCGATGGCGACGGTCTGCGGTGGTTCGCTGTCGATGATGGACGCGGGCGTTCCGCTGAAGCGTCCGGTGTCGGGCATCGCCATGGGCCTGATCCTCGACGGCAAGGATTTCGCTGTTCTTAGCGACATTCTGGGCGACGAAGATCACCTGGGCGACATGGACTTCAAGGTGGCGGGCACGGAAGCGGGCATCACCACCATGCAGATGGACATCAAGGTTGCCGGCATCACGCAGGAAATCTTCGAAGTCGCTCTGCGTCAGGCGAAGGAAGGCCGCGCCCACATCCTGGGTGAGATGAACAAGGCTCTGTCCTCGACCCGCACTGAGCTGTCGGCGCACGCCCCGCGCATCGAGACGATCCAGATCGACAAGTCGAAGATCCGCGACGTCATCGGCACCGGCGGCAAGGTCATCCGCGAGATCGTCGCGGAAACCGGCGCAAAGGTCGATATCGACGACGAAGGCATCATCAAGATCAGCTCGTCCGACATCGACCAGATCGAGGCCGCCAAGAAGTGGATCCTCGGCATCGTCGAGGAAGCGGAAGTCGGCAAGATCTACACCGGCAAGGTCGTCAATATCGTCGACTTCGGTGCGTTCGTGAACTTCATGGGTGGCAAGGACGGCCTCGTCCACGTGTCCGAAATGAAGAATGAGCGCGTCGAAAAGCCAACTGACGTCGTGTCGGAAGGCCAGGAAGTGAAGGTCAAGGTCCTCGAGATCGATCCGCGCGGCAAGGTTCGCCTGTCGATGCGCGTTGTCGATCAGGAAACCGGCGAAGAGCTGGAAGACACCCGTCCGGCCCGCGAACCGCGCGAACCTCGTGGTGATCGCGGCGACCGTGGTGATCGGGGCCGTGGCCCGCGCCGTGATGGCGGCGACCGTGGCGGCCGTGGAGGTGATCGCGGTGGCGATCGTGGCCCGCGTCGTGACCGTGGCCCCCGCAGCGAAGGCGGCAGGGGCAATGGGGGCGGTGATGACGACGGCTCCAACGCCGGTCTGCCCGATTTCCTGACGCAGGACTGA
- the rpsO gene encoding 30S ribosomal protein S15 has product MSITAERKEALIKEHARAEGDTGSPEVQVAILSERISNLTEHFKGHHKDNHSRRGLLMLVNKRRSLLDYLKKKDAGRYTDLITKLGLRK; this is encoded by the coding sequence ATGTCGATTACTGCTGAGCGCAAGGAAGCGCTGATCAAGGAACATGCCCGCGCCGAAGGCGATACCGGTTCGCCGGAAGTCCAGGTTGCGATCCTCTCGGAGCGCATTTCGAACCTGACCGAGCACTTCAAGGGTCACCATAAGGATAACCACAGCCGTCGCGGCCTGCTTATGCTGGTCAACAAGCGTCGTTCGCTGCTGGACTATCTGAAGAAAAAGGATGCGGGTCGCTACACCGACCTCATCACTAAGCTGGGCCTGCGCAAGTAA
- the truB gene encoding tRNA pseudouridine(55) synthase TruB: MHGWIILDKPHGLGSTQAVSAVKRALRQSGAGKWKVGHGGTLDPLATGVLPIAVGEATKLAGRMLDSDKVYDFTIAFGAQTDTLDLEGKVIVESDRLPAFGEVEAILPRFTGPIEQAPPAYSAILIDGQRAYDLARAGQDVEMKTRNVTISSLRIWGEDSEACSQSELAQLGEGQGAPNPSPTPARQHAAKPADPLPLPVERINEVTLRAHVSKGTYIRSLARDIAIALGTVGHVTMLRRVKAGPFTLESAISLDKLDEAARGGGFGGLMLPLTAGLDDIPALAVSPDDALALRQGKVLVGKPHTGLMLAMEGQTPVALVEASGPEIWVVRGFNL; encoded by the coding sequence ATGCACGGCTGGATCATCCTGGATAAACCGCACGGGCTTGGCTCGACGCAGGCGGTCAGCGCGGTCAAGCGCGCCCTTCGCCAAAGCGGCGCTGGCAAGTGGAAGGTTGGCCATGGCGGCACGCTCGATCCGCTCGCTACCGGCGTGCTGCCGATCGCAGTGGGCGAAGCGACGAAGCTGGCCGGACGGATGCTCGACAGCGATAAGGTCTACGACTTCACCATTGCGTTCGGCGCACAGACAGACACGCTGGACCTTGAAGGAAAGGTGATCGTTGAGAGCGATCGCCTGCCCGCGTTCGGCGAAGTGGAAGCGATACTGCCCCGCTTCACCGGCCCGATCGAACAGGCGCCGCCCGCCTATTCCGCGATCCTGATCGATGGGCAAAGAGCCTATGATCTTGCGCGCGCTGGGCAGGACGTTGAGATGAAGACGCGCAATGTGACTATATCCTCTCTCCGGATATGGGGAGAGGATAGCGAAGCTTGCTCGCAAAGCGAGTTAGCGCAGCTTGGAGAGGGGCAGGGTGCGCCAAACCCCTCTCCAACTCCGGCTAGGCAGCACGCTGCCAAGCCTGCGGATCCTCTCCCCCTCCCGGTAGAGAGGATCAATGAAGTCACCCTTCGCGCCCATGTCTCCAAGGGCACCTATATCCGCTCGCTCGCCCGCGACATCGCGATCGCACTTGGCACGGTCGGCCATGTCACCATGCTCCGCCGGGTTAAGGCAGGTCCGTTCACCCTCGAATCCGCTATTTCGCTGGACAAATTGGACGAAGCTGCTAGGGGCGGCGGCTTCGGTGGTCTAATGCTGCCGTTGACCGCAGGGCTGGACGACATCCCGGCTCTCGCAGTCTCTCCCGATGACGCATTGGCTCTCCGACAGGGGAAGGTGCTTGTGGGGAAACCGCATACCGGTCTCATGCTGGCGATGGAGGGGCAAACGCCCGTCGCGCTGGTCGAGGCCAGTGGCCCGGAAATCTGGGTGGTGCGCGGCTTCAATCTCTAG